AAAGATGAAGGAGGCTATGGCAGTTCTTTTCTCAGAAGAGGGCTATGTAAGAGACTTCCGTGTAGCTAACGATGGCAATCGTAAAAATATAATTATACACCTTAAGTACAATGATCACGGCGAATCTGTAATTCGTGGTATGAAAAGGGTTTCAAAACCTGGTCAGAGAGTGTATGTGAACACAAAGAACCTTAAACCTGTTCTTGGCGGACTTGGTAATGGTGTTGTTTCAACATCACGCGGCATCAAAACCGTCAAGCAGTGCATAACTGAAAAAGTTGGCGGAGAATACATCTGCCAGATTTGGTAACGGAGAGTTTGTAATGTCCAGAATTGGTAAATTACCGATAGATATCCCAGCCGGAGTTAAAGTCGACCTTAAAGGCGCTAAACTCCACGTGGAAGGACCAAAAGGCAAGCTTGAGCAAGACATCCACTACAAGGCCGTTGTTAACATCGACGGCGCTGTTGTTAATGTAACAAGAGCGGATGAATCAAAGCTTTCCAGGTCTGTGCATGGTCTTACAAGGACACTTATCAACAACATGATAGTTGGCGTAACTACAGGGTACGAAAAGAAACTTGAAATAATAGGTGTAGGTTATAAAGTTGCTCAGAAGGGCAAAAACCTTGACTTCGCACTTGGTTTCTCTCACCCGGTAGAGTTTGTTCCGCCCGCAGGTATTGAACTTGTCGCTGATTCTCAGACAAAGATAACTGTTAAAGGAATCGACAAGCAGCTTGTAGGTCAGATTGCGGCAAACATACGTGAGCTGAGACCTCCAGAGCCATATAAAGGCAAAGGTGTTAGGTATCTCGGCGAATACGTCTTGAGAAAAGCCGGTAAGACCGGTAAAAAATAAGGAGTGTTGAAAGTGGCTAAGGTATCAAGAGCGACTGCCAGAGTCAGAAGGCATGTCCGCACAAGAAAGAAGATAAAAGGCACAACAGAAAGACCTAGACTCGCTGTTTTTAAAAGCAACAGCTATATATATGTTCAGGTCATAGATGATGTAAACGGCACTACACTTGTTACAGCCAGCTCACTCGAAAAGGAGCTGAAGGAAAAGTTCAAGAGCCGTGTGAATCTTGAGTCCGCAAAGGCAGTAGGTGCTGAAGTGGCTAAAAGAGCTTCCGAAAAAGGTATCAAATCTGTTATTTTTGACAGAGGCGGTTTCCTTTATCATGGCAGAATCAAAGCTCTCGCTGAAGCTGCCCGTGAAGCCGGTCTTGAGTTCTAAGGAGGATGACTTTGAACTTTAATAAAGACGATAACCAGATAGTTGACAAAGTTGTCAATATCGGAAGAGTAACAAAAGTTGTAAAGGGTGGTAGGATCTTTAAATTCACTGCTCTTGTTGTAGTGGGTGATATGAACGGTTCCGTTGGGATCGGATACGGTAAAGCACGTGAAGTGCCTGACGCTATTAAAAAAGCCCTCGAAAACGCTAAAAAGAGCATGGTTGCGGTTCCTGTTGTTAACGGTACTATTCCTCATGAAATCATCGGAGAATTCGTTTCTTCTGAAATCGTGATGAAACCGGCGGCACCTGGTACTGGTATCATCTCCGGAGGCGTAACACGTTCACTCTTTGAGCTTGCTGGTGTTCAGAACATACTTTGCAAGTCTACAAGAAGTAGAAACGCCTATAACTCCCTTTACGCTGTTATGGACGGATTTAAAAAAATAAGAACACTGGAAGATGTTGCCGAAGCTAGAGGCAAAACTATCCAGGAAATTATCAGGTAAGAGGTTATATAAATGGAACTTCATGATCTGAAACCGGCAGTAGGCGCCAATAAGAAGAGAAAAAGAGTTGGTCGAGGCAGCGGTAGCGGTCTTGGTACAACTTCCGGTAAAGGTACTAAAGGTCAGAAAGCAAGATCTGGCGGCGGTGTTAGACCCGGATTCGAAGGCGGCCAGATGCCTCTTAATAGAAGACTTCCTAAAAGAGGTTTTAATAACGCAAGATTTGCCACTGTTTACGAAATTGTAAACCTTGACTCTATCGAAGCCAAATATACAGACGGAGAGGTTGTTAACCTTGAAACTCTGAAAGAGAAAAACCTTGTTGCAGGCAACAAAAACGGCATTAAAATTCTCGCAGAAGGTGAGCTTACTAAAAAGCTTAAATTTGAGATCAACAAGATGTCTGGTTCTGCTCAGGAAAAATGTGAAAAAGCTGGCTGCGAAGTAGTCATACTGGGGTAATTAATGTTTAAAAAAGTTGAAGAGATATTCTCTATACCGGAACTTAGAAGAAGAATACTGTGGACTCTGTTTTTTCTGTTTGTATACAGAATTGGTGCTCACGTTCCCACTCCCGGTATCGATGGCGAAGCACTTAGCCAGTTTTTTGCACAACAATCAGGCAACCTGCTCGGATTTTTCGACATGTTTACCGGTGGTGCACTTTCGAAACTGACTGTGTTTGGTCTGGGTATCATGCCCTACATCTCAGCTGCTATTATACTTGAGCTGATGACTGTTGCTGTTCCGCATCTTGCAGAACTTAAAAAGCGCGGTCAGGAAGGGCGTGATAAGATCACAAGATATACAAGATACGGTACAGTTGCCATATCCCTTGTTCAGGGGATGGGTATCGCAATCGGACTGGAGGGGATGACATCTCCCGGTGGTTCACCTGTTGTAATGTTTCCCGGTACGGGTTTCAGGATAGTTACTGCTATCACTCTTACAACTGGTACTGTATTTCTTATGTGGCTTGGTGAGAAAATCTCTGAAAAAGGTCTCGGTAACGGTATATCTGTAATCATTTTTGCGGGTATTATCGCAGGATTTCCATCAGCGGTGAGCAGGACTCTTACGCTGGTTCAGACTGGTGAAGTGCAGCTGATAACAATTATAGCCGTGCTCGCCATAATACTCGCTGTTACTGCGGCCATAGTCTTCATGGAGACATCCAGCAGAAGGCTACCAATACAATACGTTAGAAAAGGCGGCGGTGGGAAAGGCAATGTTGCCACTTCCTACCTCCCCCTTAAGTTAAACCCGGCGGGTGTAATCCCGATCATTTTCGCTATGTCCATCCTTGCTTTCCCAAGCACACTTGCGTCATTCAGCGAAAATCTTCTTGTTCAGAAGATCAGCTTTTTTCTGTCTCCGAGCTCATGGGTATATTACGCTGTGACACTCGGATTCATCATCTTCTTTACATACTTTTACACCTCTATCATTTTTAACCCGGATGACATTGCTGAAAACATTAACAAGTCCGGCGGGGTTATTCCTGGTAAAAGACCGGGTGTTGAAACTGCTAAGTTTATAGACTTCACTCTTTCAAGATTAACATTCGTAGGTGCACTGTACCTCGGTGCTGTGGCTATCCTGCCGCAGTTAATCATAAGGGGCTTTAATGTGCCTTTTTACTTCGGAGGCACATCTATACTCATCGTTATCGGCGTTGGGATGGATGTAATATCGAAAATCGAGGCGCACCTTGTAACACATAATTATGACGGCTTTCTCAAAAAAGGCCGTATACAAGGGAGGAGCATGATATGATTAACCTTATCTTCCTGGGCCCTCCGGGGGCTGGTAAAGGTACTCAGTCTGCGAGAATTATTGATGATTATAAAGTTGTTCAGATATCCACCGGTGATCTCTTACGTGCTGCTGTAAAAGCTGGCACATCCCTCGGGAAAGAGGCTAAGGTTTATATGGATGGCGGGCAGCTTGTTCCTGACACTCTGATCATTAACATGATGAAAGAGCGATTTGAGTCTGATGACTGTAAAAACGGGTTTATCCTTGATGGCTTTCCAAGAACAACAGCACAGGCAGAAGCTCTTGACTCTATGCTTGAAAATGAGCTGAAGACATCTATTACACATATCATCAGCCTTGAAGTTGATGATGAAGTTGTAGTGAAAAGAAACACCGGAAGACGTGTGTGTCCTAAATGCGGCGCAACATATCACATAAAATTTAATCCTTCAAAAGAGGGTGGGATTTGTGATAATGACAGCGAAACACTTGTTCACAGGGATGATGACCGCGAGGAAACTATCCGTAAAAGACTCGGTGTTTATCACGAGACAACTGCACTTTTAAAAGATTATTACGGCAAAACAGGAAAATTCGCTGAACTCAACGGTGATGACGCGCCTGAAAATGTTTATGCCAAAATCAAGGAAATACTTGGCTGATGGTAGTTATCAAGTCTAAAGCAGAACTTGAAAAAATGCGCGTTGCCTGTGGCATCGTGCGTGAAGTACTTGAAAAGCTAGAAGATTTCATCAAACCGGGAATGACAACATTAGATGTTGACAAATTTGTAGAGAATATTATAAACTCTCGGGATGCTGTGCCGTCCTTCAAGGGCTATCATGGCTTTCCGGCCGCTGCGTGCACATCTGTTAATGAAGTAGTTGTTCATGGAATACCCGGAGAAAGAAAGTTAAATAGCGGTGATATTGTGAGCGTTGACGTAGGGGCCTACATTAACGGCTTCCACGGGGATGCAGCTCGCACTTATCCTGTTGGGGATATATCTGAGGAATCAGAGAGACTGATTAGAGTGACAAAAGAGTCATTCTTTGAAGGTATAAAAAAAGCTGTAGCCGGTGGTCGGCTTACTGACATCTCACACGAGATTCAGGTTTATGTCGAAAAGCATGGCTATGGCGTAGTAAGAGACTTTTTCGGTCACGGAATCGGTAGAGAACTGCACGAAGAACCATCAATCCCCCATTATGGGAGAGCAAACAGAGGTTTGCGGCTGCGTGCAGGGATGGTGCTCGCTGTGGAACCAATGGTTACCGCAGGGCATTATAGTGTTAGAACCCTCAACGACGGCTGGACTGCTGTTACAGAAGACAGCAGCTTAGCGGCACATTACGAAAATACTATAGCCATCACACCGAACGAACCGGAAATATTAACGTTGTAAAGGTATATGGGAAAAAAAGAAGACGTAATCGAGACCATAGGGACAGTGTTAGAATCACTTCCCAATGCGATGTTTAAGGTAGAGCTTGAAAACAAGCACGTGATACTGTCGCACTTATCCGGAAAGATGAGAATGCACTTTATCAGGATACTCCCTGGGGACAAGGTTACTGTGGAGCTTTCTCCCTATGACCTTTCCCGTGGTAGAATAACCTACCGACACAAGAAATGACGGGGTGGAACAATGAAAGTCAGGGCTAGTGTAAAGCCTATTTGCAGCAAATGCAAAATCATAAAACGTAAGGGGATCGTCAGAATTATCTGCGAAAATCCCAGACATAAGCAGAGACAAGGTTAAAGGAGGCTTTTTGTGGCAAGAATAGCTGGTGTAGACATCCAGAACAACAAAAAAGTCGAGGTTGGCCTTACAAACATCTATGGTGTAGGTCGTGCTACAGCAAGATTGATTCTTGCTGATATCAACGTTGACCTCTCCAAGAGAATTGGTGATCTTTCTGAGCAGGATATCTCTGCTATTAGAAAATTTATCGAAGACAACCTCACTGTTGAGGGCGACCTCCGTAAGGAAACAGCGCTTAACATTAAAAGGCTTATGGAAATCAACTGTTATCGTGGCTCCAGACATAAGATGCATCTTCCTTGCAGAGGTCAGAAGACCAGAAGTAACGCAAGGACAAGACGTGGTCTTGCCGGTAAGCGCGGTATCAAGAAAAAGTAAGGGGTAGATTGCTAAAATGGCTAAAAAAAGCTCTAAGAAAAGAGAGAAAAAGAACGTACCGAAGGGTGTTGCCCATATCAGGTCAACTTTCAATAATACCATCGTTACATTCACCGATGTAAACGGCAACGCTGTTACATGGGCAGCCGGCGGCGGAGTGGGCTTCAAAAACTCACGTAAATCCACCCCCTTCGCTGCGCAGATTGCAGCAGAGCAGGCAGCTAAAAAAGCTGTGGACAACGGTATGCGTGAAGTAGAAGTGAACGTGAAAGGTCCAGGTGCCGGTCGCGAGAGCGCTATTCGTGCTATTGCCGCTGCTGGGCTAAAGATAACTGTTATAAGGGACGTAACACCTGTTCCTCATAATGGTTGTAGACCCAGAAAGAAGAGAAGAGTGTAACGGAGGTCCAAGTTGGCTAGGTATACAGGAGCAGTATGTAAACTCTGCCGTAGAGAGGGCATGAAGCTTTTCCTTAAAGGAGAGCGCTGCTACAAAGATAAATGCGGATTTGAGAAAAAACCTTATCCTCCCGGTCAGCACGGACAGGGTCGCAAAAAAATTAGCGACTTTGGTACCCAGCTGCGTGAGAAACAAAAGGTTAAAAGGCTATATGGCGTACTGGAAAAACAATTCAGACGTTATTTTGACAAAGCAACCAGAATGGATGGCATCACTGGTGAAAACCTTCTTCAGCTTCTTGAAAGAAGACTTGATAACATTGTCTACAGAGCAGGATTTGCGGGAAGCCGCAAAGAAGCAAGACAAATGGTTAAACACAGCCACTTTCTTATAGACGGCAAAAAGGTTGACATCCCTAGTTTTCTTGTCAAGCCTGGCATGGTTATAGAGGTTCGTGAAAAGAGCCAAAATGTTTCCAGATTTAAAGACTGTCTGGACACTGCCGAAGGACGCGGTGTTTCTGACTGGCTCGCTCTGGAGAAATCTAACTTTAAGGCTGTTGTAAACAGATTGCCTGAAAGAGATGACATTGGTTATGACATTCAGGAACACCTGATCGTGGAACTTTACTCTAAGTAAGTTTTACACGGAGGTTAAGATAATGGTCATCATGAACTTTCATGAAATCATAAAGCCCAGAAAAATAGAAGCCGTGGGCGAAGTCACTGACAGATACGGCGAATATGTTGCGGAGCCTTACGAGAAAGGTTTCGGAATCACTATCGGAAACGCACTACGCAGAGTTCTCCTTGCTACTATTGAAGGGACTGCTGTAGTAGGCGTTAAGATAGATGGTGTAAGTAACGAGTTTGCTACACTTGAAGGTGTTTATGAAGATGTCGTTGATATCCTTATGAACATTAAGATGCTGGACCTTAAGCTGCATACACATGAAACAAGACGTGTGTATATTAAGAAAACAGGTGAGGGACCCGTGACAGCCGGTGATATTACTGGCGACACTATGGTTGAGATACTGACACCAGATCAGCATATATGCACTATCACTGACCCGAACAAAGAACTCAACATGGAATTCGTTGTTCAGAGGGGAATAGGATATGTACCTGCTGAAGAGCTGGAGAAGGATTACGACGAAATCGATATGCTTTCCGTTGATGCAGTATTCACACCTATTAAAAAGGTGAACTACCATGTGGATAACGCGCGTGTCGGTCAGTCTACTGACTATGACAGGCTCACTCTGGAAGTTGAAACCGACGGTTCCATCAACCCTGAGGACGCGATAGGTTTCGCAGCTAAGATTATTAAAGATCAGATGAACCTTTTCATCAATTTTGATGAACCTGTGGTTGAAGTCAAACAGGATGAGGAAGAAAATCAGAATGATCAGCTTCTTGATCTGCTCGATAAGAGCATAGAAGAACTTGAGCTCTCTGTTCGCGCCTATAACTGTCTGAAAAATGCCAACATCAAAACTCTTGCAGAACTCTGCATGAAAACTGATGCTGAGATGCTTAAGACCAAAAACTTTG
This window of the Denitrovibrio acetiphilus DSM 12809 genome carries:
- the rpsH gene encoding 30S ribosomal protein S8 — translated: MGMTDPIADMLARMRNALMVRHQEVVVPHSKMKEAMAVLFSEEGYVRDFRVANDGNRKNIIIHLKYNDHGESVIRGMKRVSKPGQRVYVNTKNLKPVLGGLGNGVVSTSRGIKTVKQCITEKVGGEYICQIW
- the rplF gene encoding 50S ribosomal protein L6, producing MSRIGKLPIDIPAGVKVDLKGAKLHVEGPKGKLEQDIHYKAVVNIDGAVVNVTRADESKLSRSVHGLTRTLINNMIVGVTTGYEKKLEIIGVGYKVAQKGKNLDFALGFSHPVEFVPPAGIELVADSQTKITVKGIDKQLVGQIAANIRELRPPEPYKGKGVRYLGEYVLRKAGKTGKK
- the rplR gene encoding 50S ribosomal protein L18, with translation MAKVSRATARVRRHVRTRKKIKGTTERPRLAVFKSNSYIYVQVIDDVNGTTLVTASSLEKELKEKFKSRVNLESAKAVGAEVAKRASEKGIKSVIFDRGGFLYHGRIKALAEAAREAGLEF
- the rpsE gene encoding 30S ribosomal protein S5, with amino-acid sequence MTLNFNKDDNQIVDKVVNIGRVTKVVKGGRIFKFTALVVVGDMNGSVGIGYGKAREVPDAIKKALENAKKSMVAVPVVNGTIPHEIIGEFVSSEIVMKPAAPGTGIISGGVTRSLFELAGVQNILCKSTRSRNAYNSLYAVMDGFKKIRTLEDVAEARGKTIQEIIR
- the rplO gene encoding 50S ribosomal protein L15, whose product is MELHDLKPAVGANKKRKRVGRGSGSGLGTTSGKGTKGQKARSGGGVRPGFEGGQMPLNRRLPKRGFNNARFATVYEIVNLDSIEAKYTDGEVVNLETLKEKNLVAGNKNGIKILAEGELTKKLKFEINKMSGSAQEKCEKAGCEVVILG
- the secY gene encoding preprotein translocase subunit SecY translates to MFKKVEEIFSIPELRRRILWTLFFLFVYRIGAHVPTPGIDGEALSQFFAQQSGNLLGFFDMFTGGALSKLTVFGLGIMPYISAAIILELMTVAVPHLAELKKRGQEGRDKITRYTRYGTVAISLVQGMGIAIGLEGMTSPGGSPVVMFPGTGFRIVTAITLTTGTVFLMWLGEKISEKGLGNGISVIIFAGIIAGFPSAVSRTLTLVQTGEVQLITIIAVLAIILAVTAAIVFMETSSRRLPIQYVRKGGGGKGNVATSYLPLKLNPAGVIPIIFAMSILAFPSTLASFSENLLVQKISFFLSPSSWVYYAVTLGFIIFFTYFYTSIIFNPDDIAENINKSGGVIPGKRPGVETAKFIDFTLSRLTFVGALYLGAVAILPQLIIRGFNVPFYFGGTSILIVIGVGMDVISKIEAHLVTHNYDGFLKKGRIQGRSMI
- a CDS encoding adenylate kinase, yielding MINLIFLGPPGAGKGTQSARIIDDYKVVQISTGDLLRAAVKAGTSLGKEAKVYMDGGQLVPDTLIINMMKERFESDDCKNGFILDGFPRTTAQAEALDSMLENELKTSITHIISLEVDDEVVVKRNTGRRVCPKCGATYHIKFNPSKEGGICDNDSETLVHRDDDREETIRKRLGVYHETTALLKDYYGKTGKFAELNGDDAPENVYAKIKEILG
- the map gene encoding type I methionyl aminopeptidase, yielding MVVIKSKAELEKMRVACGIVREVLEKLEDFIKPGMTTLDVDKFVENIINSRDAVPSFKGYHGFPAAACTSVNEVVVHGIPGERKLNSGDIVSVDVGAYINGFHGDAARTYPVGDISEESERLIRVTKESFFEGIKKAVAGGRLTDISHEIQVYVEKHGYGVVRDFFGHGIGRELHEEPSIPHYGRANRGLRLRAGMVLAVEPMVTAGHYSVRTLNDGWTAVTEDSSLAAHYENTIAITPNEPEILTL
- the infA gene encoding translation initiation factor IF-1, whose amino-acid sequence is MGKKEDVIETIGTVLESLPNAMFKVELENKHVILSHLSGKMRMHFIRILPGDKVTVELSPYDLSRGRITYRHKK
- the rpmJ gene encoding 50S ribosomal protein L36, translated to MKVRASVKPICSKCKIIKRKGIVRIICENPRHKQRQG
- the rpsM gene encoding 30S ribosomal protein S13, whose protein sequence is MARIAGVDIQNNKKVEVGLTNIYGVGRATARLILADINVDLSKRIGDLSEQDISAIRKFIEDNLTVEGDLRKETALNIKRLMEINCYRGSRHKMHLPCRGQKTRSNARTRRGLAGKRGIKKK
- the rpsK gene encoding 30S ribosomal protein S11; translation: MAKKSSKKREKKNVPKGVAHIRSTFNNTIVTFTDVNGNAVTWAAGGGVGFKNSRKSTPFAAQIAAEQAAKKAVDNGMREVEVNVKGPGAGRESAIRAIAAAGLKITVIRDVTPVPHNGCRPRKKRRV
- the rpsD gene encoding 30S ribosomal protein S4, which gives rise to MARYTGAVCKLCRREGMKLFLKGERCYKDKCGFEKKPYPPGQHGQGRKKISDFGTQLREKQKVKRLYGVLEKQFRRYFDKATRMDGITGENLLQLLERRLDNIVYRAGFAGSRKEARQMVKHSHFLIDGKKVDIPSFLVKPGMVIEVREKSQNVSRFKDCLDTAEGRGVSDWLALEKSNFKAVVNRLPERDDIGYDIQEHLIVELYSK
- a CDS encoding DNA-directed RNA polymerase subunit alpha, with translation MVIMNFHEIIKPRKIEAVGEVTDRYGEYVAEPYEKGFGITIGNALRRVLLATIEGTAVVGVKIDGVSNEFATLEGVYEDVVDILMNIKMLDLKLHTHETRRVYIKKTGEGPVTAGDITGDTMVEILTPDQHICTITDPNKELNMEFVVQRGIGYVPAEELEKDYDEIDMLSVDAVFTPIKKVNYHVDNARVGQSTDYDRLTLEVETDGSINPEDAIGFAAKIIKDQMNLFINFDEPVVEVKQDEEENQNDQLLDLLDKSIEELELSVRAYNCLKNANIKTLAELCMKTDAEMLKTKNFGRKSLEEIKKVLQELGLSLGMDLEAIGYNNSMESEEE